From one Puniceicoccales bacterium genomic stretch:
- the trxB gene encoding thioredoxin-disulfide reductase produces the protein MASENIVIIGSGCAGLTAAIYCARANLHPIVIEGAQPGGQLTTTSFIENFPGFPEGIGGFELVDNMKQQAKKFGAKFLSEEVISVDFSKNIKNLITHGSTIETKTVIIATGAAPRFLNIPGEKNLCNGKGVSTCATCDGAFFRNKIVAVIGGGDSACEEALFLTHFCKKIYIVHRRDQLRASKIMAEKAMAHHKIEVLWNSIPLEMVGTEKLSGLKLATNGKENTFILHCDGVFLAIGHIPNTKIFANCLAQNDEGYIIVDSTQTNISGVFAAGDCADPKFRQAVTAAGMGCSAAMEVERYITSKC, from the coding sequence ATGGCATCGGAAAATATTGTGATTATAGGAAGTGGTTGCGCCGGATTAACCGCAGCCATATATTGTGCCAGAGCCAATCTGCATCCTATTGTGATAGAAGGAGCTCAGCCAGGTGGACAATTGACCACAACCTCATTTATAGAAAATTTTCCTGGATTTCCCGAGGGCATAGGCGGCTTTGAATTGGTCGATAACATGAAGCAGCAAGCCAAAAAATTTGGCGCAAAATTTCTATCCGAGGAAGTAATTTCTGTCGATTTTTCAAAAAATATAAAAAATTTAATCACCCATGGCTCGACCATCGAAACCAAAACAGTCATCATCGCCACCGGTGCTGCACCAAGGTTTCTTAACATTCCCGGCGAAAAGAATCTTTGTAACGGCAAAGGAGTAAGCACCTGCGCCACCTGCGACGGAGCTTTTTTTAGAAATAAAATCGTTGCCGTCATCGGCGGAGGCGATTCCGCCTGTGAGGAAGCTTTATTTTTAACCCATTTCTGCAAAAAAATATATATAGTCCATCGAAGAGATCAACTCCGGGCCTCGAAGATCATGGCCGAGAAAGCCATGGCTCACCATAAAATAGAGGTTTTGTGGAATTCTATTCCCTTGGAAATGGTCGGCACTGAAAAATTATCGGGCCTGAAATTAGCCACCAATGGTAAAGAAAATACTTTTATTTTACATTGCGACGGAGTATTTTTAGCCATAGGGCACATTCCAAATACCAAAATATTTGCCAATTGCCTAGCCCAAAATGACGAAGGTTACATTATTGTGGATTCTACCCAGACCAATATCTCTGGTGTTTTTGCCGCCGGCGACTGCGCTGATCCAAAATTTAGACAGGCAGTAACCGCCGCAGGCATGGGATGCTCAGCAGCCATGGAAGTCGAACGCTATATAACATCGAAATGTTAG
- the ruvB gene encoding Holliday junction branch migration DNA helicase RuvB produces MLDDSNQVIKAESDGQILTSLRPRFFTEFTGQRKTIDRLLIVTHAAKKRREPLSHLLFSGPPGLGKTTLALILGNEMDTTVKITSGPVIEKASDLAGLLTSLNHGDILFIDEIHRLPKTVEEYLYPAMEDFKIDIMIDQGPNARSIRLDIPKFTLIGATTRTGLLSSPLRSRFTLHTRLDYYGLEDLKKIVLRSAALLSIALEQSAATEIAKRSRGTPRIANSLLSFVRDYSQQFNGDLVTLEHSQSALDLLEIDEHGLDEMDKKILSCIAINYHGGPVGINTLAIAVGEETHTIEEVYEPYLIQEGYIKRTSQGRMIENKALLAIGLTIDKNIQGEFMIS; encoded by the coding sequence ATGTTAGACGACTCAAATCAAGTCATTAAGGCTGAATCCGATGGCCAAATACTGACCTCCCTTCGGCCAAGATTTTTTACTGAATTCACCGGCCAACGAAAGACCATCGATCGATTACTCATCGTCACCCATGCCGCCAAAAAACGCAGAGAACCACTTAGCCATCTGCTTTTCAGTGGCCCACCCGGTCTAGGGAAAACCACTCTGGCCTTGATACTTGGCAATGAAATGGATACTACGGTTAAAATAACCTCCGGCCCGGTGATAGAAAAAGCCAGCGACCTCGCAGGCCTACTCACCAGCCTAAACCACGGCGACATACTATTCATCGATGAAATTCATCGACTTCCAAAGACCGTGGAAGAGTACCTATATCCTGCCATGGAAGACTTCAAAATCGACATCATGATCGACCAAGGTCCCAATGCCCGCAGCATACGACTGGATATCCCGAAATTTACCCTGATCGGCGCCACAACCCGAACCGGTCTGCTTAGCTCTCCGCTTCGAAGCAGATTTACGCTGCATACTCGATTGGATTACTACGGACTGGAAGACTTGAAAAAAATAGTCCTGCGAAGCGCAGCATTACTATCCATTGCCCTAGAACAATCTGCTGCTACAGAAATAGCTAAACGCTCTCGAGGCACTCCAAGAATTGCCAACAGTTTGCTATCCTTTGTCCGAGATTACAGCCAGCAATTCAATGGTGATCTGGTAACTCTTGAACACAGCCAAAGCGCCCTAGATCTCCTTGAAATAGATGAACATGGCCTAGATGAAATGGATAAAAAAATCCTGTCCTGCATAGCAATCAATTACCATGGCGGCCCAGTGGGCATAAACACATTGGCCATTGCCGTTGGCGAAGAAACCCATACCATAGAAGAGGTCTATGAACCTTACCTGATCCAAGAAGGCTATATAAAGAGAACATCCCAGGGTCGAATGATAGAAAATAAGGCACTGCTCGCCATCGGATTAACCATAGACAAAAACATTCAAGGAGAATTTATGATCAGCTAA
- a CDS encoding acyl carrier protein, whose product MTKEEIKGIVKDIIAEIAPDEDVSNIQSNVPLRDQLDLDSMDFLDIVMELRKKHNIEVPEADYKQLESLDSCADYLAEKFNG is encoded by the coding sequence ATGACAAAAGAAGAAATAAAGGGAATCGTCAAAGATATAATAGCCGAAATAGCACCTGACGAAGATGTTAGCAATATTCAGAGCAATGTCCCGTTGCGCGATCAATTGGATCTGGATTCGATGGACTTCCTGGACATAGTGATGGAGTTACGGAAAAAACATAACATAGAAGTTCCGGAAGCTGATTACAAACAGCTCGAATCCTTGGACAGCTGCGCAGACTATCTGGCTGAAAAATTCAATGGTTAA
- a CDS encoding MATE family efflux transporter, whose amino-acid sequence MISDVPNALSKYVPGSIRELLSISWPIMVSSASSCLMILGDRIVLSRYSQEAFNICFSVMQWYWLFMFVPMNIILIAEVFVGQFNGAEKFKLIGPVVWQMIWFSALTWIIFIPVSIWLVPHLLVESDRALGVPYLRILILFLPINYMAFGAMASFFIGRGITKIVPVVAVIVNLLNILLDILLIFGYRIIPGFPEIGAIGAAIATGLSQIVGLFILFILFFREKYFEKYGVNEIKPRWRLMKDCIVIGSPSALNSFINSFGWSMVVQLIKKHVSMDDFSAFGITHSLYVAFFFVIEGIGSGVRTICSNAIGHSGYDVAKRCVGSSWKASIILAIITSSFMVFFPDGLINLFGGDALAKGVRPLARSMLVWAWLAFLSDGLWTAIQSLLTAAGDTKYSMIVNMSCYWMLEFLPLYIIMGRTNWDCSAVIAWYVMMIDLSIRICLLYRRYMTNKWKDIKITKVSAMVT is encoded by the coding sequence ATGATTTCTGATGTCCCAAATGCGCTGTCTAAGTATGTACCTGGAAGTATCCGAGAATTGTTGTCCATTTCCTGGCCAATAATGGTATCTTCAGCATCGAGCTGTTTGATGATTCTTGGAGATAGAATTGTGCTGTCCCGCTATTCTCAGGAAGCTTTCAATATTTGTTTTAGTGTGATGCAATGGTACTGGCTGTTTATGTTTGTACCCATGAACATAATTCTCATTGCCGAGGTTTTCGTTGGGCAATTCAATGGTGCTGAAAAGTTTAAATTGATTGGTCCAGTGGTATGGCAGATGATTTGGTTTTCTGCATTAACCTGGATAATTTTTATCCCGGTATCCATCTGGTTAGTGCCTCATTTGTTGGTGGAGAGTGATAGGGCATTAGGAGTTCCATATTTGCGTATATTGATATTGTTTTTACCTATAAACTATATGGCCTTTGGGGCCATGGCGTCATTTTTCATTGGCAGAGGTATTACAAAGATTGTGCCGGTGGTGGCTGTGATAGTTAATTTGTTAAACATCTTGCTGGATATATTATTAATTTTTGGCTATAGAATTATTCCTGGGTTTCCTGAAATAGGAGCCATTGGGGCGGCCATTGCCACTGGGTTGTCGCAAATTGTTGGGCTTTTTATATTATTTATTCTATTTTTTCGCGAAAAATATTTTGAAAAGTATGGTGTCAATGAAATAAAACCTAGATGGCGATTGATGAAGGATTGTATTGTGATAGGTTCTCCGTCGGCGCTCAATTCATTTATAAATTCTTTTGGTTGGTCCATGGTGGTGCAGTTGATTAAAAAACATGTGTCCATGGATGATTTTTCTGCCTTTGGCATAACCCATTCACTCTATGTGGCATTTTTCTTTGTGATAGAAGGTATTGGGTCTGGTGTGAGAACAATTTGTTCCAATGCCATAGGCCATTCGGGCTATGACGTGGCAAAGCGATGCGTTGGTTCTTCCTGGAAAGCTTCCATTATTTTGGCCATTATAACTTCTTCATTTATGGTATTTTTCCCCGATGGATTGATAAATTTATTTGGAGGTGATGCCTTGGCCAAAGGAGTAAGGCCGTTGGCTAGATCAATGTTGGTTTGGGCTTGGTTGGCATTTTTAAGCGATGGGCTATGGACAGCAATTCAGTCTCTATTGACAGCCGCCGGCGACACAAAATATTCGATGATTGTCAATATGTCATGCTATTGGATGCTGGAGTTTTTGCCTCTATATATCATCATGGGGCGTACAAATTGGGATTGCAGCGCGGTCATTGCTTGGTATGTGATGATGATAGATCTATCCATCAGGATATGCCTTTTATATCGAAGGTATATGACTAATAAATGGAAGGATATAAAGATTACAAAGGTCAGTGCTATGGTTACATAG
- a CDS encoding RNA pseudouridine synthase has product MNSLDGKISHLTTILAHGVKLIQFDANGLVALDKPIGIMAHPNDKSIKKKEEEKKISLLAAPYNAKLKKYSLGNGLDFFLLNRLDSPTSGVIIGCFDHGLAEAVITSFSLNRVHKKYIALTKFSPCPKQGHWENFLQKTIVNNKLRLIKTTGEKCLTDYKILKIIDAQRLTLALLALKPITGKTHQLRIQCAMHNLPILGDKTYGDFRLNRLFAKTNQPRMCLHSESMEIAYNLQNKEYKFYATSHCPFQNTENIELI; this is encoded by the coding sequence ATGAACAGCCTCGATGGAAAAATTTCTCATTTAACAACCATCCTGGCCCATGGCGTAAAGCTAATACAATTCGATGCCAATGGGCTGGTGGCCCTGGACAAACCTATCGGCATAATGGCTCATCCCAATGATAAATCCATCAAAAAAAAAGAAGAAGAAAAAAAAATTTCTTTATTGGCAGCACCCTACAATGCGAAATTAAAAAAATATTCTCTGGGTAACGGACTTGATTTTTTCCTCCTCAACAGGTTAGATTCCCCCACCTCCGGCGTAATAATCGGTTGTTTTGATCATGGCTTGGCCGAAGCAGTGATCACTAGTTTTAGCTTAAATAGAGTGCATAAAAAATACATCGCATTGACAAAATTCAGTCCCTGCCCAAAACAAGGCCATTGGGAAAATTTTCTGCAAAAAACCATCGTAAATAACAAACTTCGATTAATAAAAACCACAGGTGAAAAATGTCTAACCGACTACAAAATTTTAAAAATCATCGATGCTCAAAGACTAACCTTGGCACTGCTAGCATTGAAACCCATCACAGGAAAAACCCATCAACTAAGGATTCAGTGTGCCATGCATAATCTACCGATCCTTGGCGATAAAACCTATGGCGATTTTCGGCTCAACAGATTATTTGCAAAAACAAATCAGCCCAGGATGTGCTTGCACTCCGAATCCATGGAAATAGCATATAATCTACAAAATAAGGAGTATAAATTTTATGCTACTAGTCATTGTCCATTTCAAAATACCGAAAATATCGAATTAATTTGA
- the dnaG gene encoding DNA primase, whose product MPIVSRESIEDIRENADILDVISGYVSLRRSGSSWKGLSPFSDEKTPSFYVLPDKKFFKCFSTGLAGDVFRFLQLKENFSFIESVEWLAKRYSMTVKYETTQSSSMGSVKNELFEIHKIASEYYQSAFFSSTKDAQAIREYWVDQRKFSLDVAKKYGIGFSPNGDNSLTTLLLGKKFSSEALRQSGLFVFNDQGDIKNPKLRFHGRLMIPIKNIQGDVVAFSARKIDGITSGLSDSKYINSPETPIFHKGSLLFGLDLARKYIQNTGTFYVVEGQLDVIRCMEAGFTTAVAPQGTGITEAQLNTLRRYAIKIHCLTDGDEAGLKCAQRIAELSFKANIDAIILKLPSGYDPDSFILEKGQSGIEMLITEGITSLRFLLDVLLPKGHRSTPMEKEQALKKIYEILVHCPSIVVTEGYLREIAAYIDINYLSVQCDFSSFAKNSKLSMGIPKNSKPASSSIKVSSVESDILSIIIHHNDIGEKLANIIDDSMINDSSTAGQVLTKILSRLKEGIWSGISGLDDGDWTESEINEIFSIATDSDRFDAPEDAANICLAKLHRDFVRKKLDLIQEKERTSMFFTKSKNFIDSKIEGLQEEKSRLRSTLATPPRL is encoded by the coding sequence ATGCCCATCGTAAGCCGTGAGTCCATAGAAGATATTCGGGAAAATGCTGACATCCTTGATGTAATATCAGGCTATGTCAGTCTTCGGCGTTCTGGCAGTAGTTGGAAGGGACTTAGTCCATTTTCCGACGAAAAGACACCTTCGTTTTATGTACTTCCGGATAAAAAATTTTTCAAATGCTTTAGCACCGGTCTAGCAGGAGACGTTTTTCGATTTTTGCAGCTAAAAGAAAATTTTTCGTTCATTGAATCGGTGGAATGGCTAGCCAAAAGATATTCAATGACAGTGAAATACGAAACAACCCAGTCATCATCCATGGGCTCGGTGAAGAATGAGCTGTTTGAGATACATAAAATCGCCTCCGAATATTATCAAAGTGCATTTTTCTCGTCGACCAAAGATGCTCAGGCCATCCGAGAATACTGGGTAGATCAAAGAAAATTTTCATTGGATGTGGCGAAAAAATACGGCATTGGATTCTCACCCAACGGAGATAATTCCCTAACCACCCTTTTGCTTGGCAAAAAATTTTCATCGGAAGCGCTGAGACAGTCTGGGTTATTTGTATTTAATGATCAAGGTGATATTAAAAATCCGAAACTCCGGTTTCATGGTCGGCTCATGATTCCAATTAAAAATATTCAAGGTGATGTGGTTGCATTCTCCGCAAGAAAAATCGATGGCATAACCTCCGGACTGTCGGATTCGAAGTACATAAATTCACCGGAGACACCAATATTTCACAAGGGGAGCTTGCTGTTTGGCCTAGATCTAGCCAGAAAATATATCCAGAACACAGGAACATTCTATGTAGTTGAAGGCCAACTAGATGTAATTAGATGCATGGAGGCTGGATTTACCACCGCCGTGGCACCCCAAGGCACAGGAATCACCGAGGCTCAATTGAACACCCTTCGGAGATATGCAATAAAAATTCATTGTCTAACGGATGGTGATGAAGCCGGCCTGAAGTGCGCCCAAAGGATCGCAGAACTATCCTTCAAAGCCAACATTGATGCCATTATTTTGAAATTGCCCAGCGGCTATGATCCGGATTCATTTATCCTAGAAAAAGGCCAGTCTGGCATCGAAATGCTTATCACCGAAGGAATTACATCTCTGAGATTTTTATTGGATGTGCTGCTTCCCAAGGGCCACCGATCTACACCGATGGAAAAGGAACAGGCTTTGAAAAAAATATATGAGATATTAGTCCACTGTCCGTCGATCGTTGTCACCGAAGGATATTTGAGGGAAATTGCAGCGTACATCGATATAAATTATCTATCTGTACAGTGCGATTTTTCATCTTTCGCGAAAAATTCAAAACTTTCCATGGGCATACCCAAAAATTCCAAACCGGCCTCATCCAGCATAAAAGTAAGTTCGGTGGAAAGCGATATTTTATCGATAATAATTCACCACAACGACATTGGCGAAAAATTGGCGAACATCATTGATGATTCCATGATCAATGACTCAAGCACTGCTGGACAAGTACTTACTAAAATTTTATCCAGGTTAAAAGAAGGCATTTGGTCTGGCATTTCCGGTCTGGACGATGGCGATTGGACCGAATCTGAAATAAATGAAATATTTTCCATCGCCACGGATAGCGATAGATTCGATGCGCCAGAAGATGCTGCCAACATATGTTTAGCAAAACTACATAGGGATTTTGTGAGAAAAAAACTTGACTTAATTCAAGAAAAAGAAAGAACGTCGATGTTTTTTACTAAAAGCAAAAATTTTATAGACAGTAAAATTGAAGGCCTTCAAGAAGAAAAGAGTCGTTTGCGTAGCACGCTAGCGACTCCACCTAGATTATAG
- the miaB gene encoding tRNA (N6-isopentenyl adenosine(37)-C2)-methylthiotransferase MiaB, whose protein sequence is MRKVFIKTYGCQMNERDSEAIQALLRSRDYHMVDNEMSADIIILNTCSVRELAELKVFGKLGYLSRRDIILCVLGCMAKNLAEEIKKRVPAVNIILGPENYSKIGDHLEAVISKKETFIIDVEPAKIENEWIMDSIHDLRHRQSSAFVSIMAGCNMRCSYCIVPKTRGPERYRPMKDILLEINTLADRGVKEVTLLGQIVNRYGFRQIAAKNGKSAFVQLLEEIHKVSGIQRIRFTSPHPVGFRQDLIDCYKNLPKLCPQVHLPAQSGSDKILRAMRRAYNRDGFMKIVLALRDMISDLSISTDLIVGFPGENDEDFLETCSLFDEARFDMAFIFKYSSRRGTVAATMSDPVPQEVKEQRNDVLLKKLTMYSKAYNDKMLNSQQRVLVEGRARRGENMFQGRANNHRKVLFQGNDSDVGEFVDVRITSSAVTTLYGERI, encoded by the coding sequence ATGAGGAAAGTTTTCATCAAGACCTATGGTTGTCAGATGAATGAACGGGATTCGGAGGCTATCCAGGCACTGCTCCGATCCCGGGATTATCATATGGTTGATAATGAAATGTCTGCGGATATTATCATATTGAATACCTGTAGTGTTAGAGAACTTGCTGAGCTGAAAGTTTTTGGCAAGTTGGGCTATTTATCTAGGCGCGATATCATTCTGTGTGTGCTGGGATGCATGGCAAAAAATTTGGCCGAGGAGATCAAAAAACGCGTGCCGGCGGTAAATATAATCCTTGGGCCGGAGAATTACAGCAAAATTGGCGATCATCTGGAGGCCGTAATTTCCAAAAAAGAGACTTTTATCATTGATGTGGAGCCAGCCAAGATTGAAAATGAATGGATTATGGATTCGATACATGACCTAAGGCATAGACAGTCAAGTGCTTTTGTTTCAATAATGGCCGGTTGTAACATGCGATGTAGCTATTGTATTGTTCCGAAAACCAGAGGGCCAGAGCGTTACAGGCCGATGAAAGATATCCTTTTGGAAATCAATACGTTAGCTGATAGAGGTGTTAAAGAGGTGACATTGCTTGGCCAGATAGTCAATCGCTATGGTTTTCGCCAAATAGCTGCAAAGAATGGCAAAAGTGCCTTTGTTCAGCTGTTGGAAGAAATTCACAAAGTTTCTGGTATACAAAGAATTAGGTTTACCTCACCCCATCCAGTTGGATTTCGGCAGGACCTCATCGATTGCTATAAAAATCTTCCAAAATTATGTCCACAGGTACATTTGCCAGCGCAGAGCGGATCGGATAAAATATTGCGGGCTATGCGAAGGGCATATAATCGAGATGGTTTTATGAAAATCGTTCTGGCTCTGAGAGATATGATTTCTGATCTGTCTATTTCAACTGATCTTATTGTGGGATTTCCAGGCGAAAATGATGAGGATTTTTTGGAGACGTGTTCGCTTTTTGATGAAGCGAGGTTTGACATGGCATTCATATTTAAGTATAGCAGTCGTCGAGGTACGGTGGCGGCGACGATGTCGGATCCGGTGCCACAGGAGGTCAAGGAGCAGCGGAATGATGTGCTGCTTAAAAAATTGACGATGTATTCTAAGGCCTACAACGATAAGATGTTAAATTCACAGCAAAGGGTGCTCGTCGAGGGTAGAGCTCGACGTGGTGAAAATATGTTTCAGGGCCGGGCGAACAATCATCGAAAGGTGTTATTCCAGGGAAATGATTCGGATGTCGGTGAGTTTGTGGATGTTAGGATAACATCGTCTGCCGTCACCACCTTGTATGGCGAAAGAATCTAG
- the lysS gene encoding lysine--tRNA ligase encodes MQESENNELIVVRRNKLEEMRGAGFDPFRQNWDQKHTSAQAKGLFIHDGEAVSVSVAGRIVAYRLMGKASFINLLDRDGHIQLYVAQDDIGENRYKDFKKLDIGDIIGARGKLFKTKTGEITVRVDEFSLLAKSLRPLPEKWHGLTDDEQIYRQRYLDLIVNQGSRDRAFKRTEILKEIRKFLWSREFTEVETPMLQHIPGGAAAKPFITHMNALDHDFYLRISLELFLKRMLVAGFDRVFELGRVFRNEGLSRKHNPEFTMIELYQAYSDHRGMMSLIYDLIQHLCKVVLGKTRLTRYDGKEIELSGKWREETYSNLVMEASGDDHWFSRTKEEKLKACKELGVEVNPDQEDYEITDDVFGKLVEPNLIQPTFVLELPKELCPLAKLNQKNQKVLDVFELCINGQEIAPSYSEQNDPFIQREMFEAQVGEEIQNLDNEFLLALEYAMPPAGGMGIGIDRLVILLTEADNIRDTILYPTLKPLAN; translated from the coding sequence ATGCAGGAAAGTGAAAATAATGAATTAATTGTTGTTCGGCGAAATAAATTAGAAGAAATGCGGGGGGCTGGTTTTGATCCGTTTAGGCAGAATTGGGATCAGAAACATACATCGGCCCAGGCCAAAGGATTATTTATCCATGATGGTGAGGCTGTAAGTGTTTCTGTGGCAGGAAGAATTGTGGCTTATCGGCTCATGGGTAAGGCAAGTTTTATAAATTTGCTAGATCGAGATGGCCATATTCAATTGTATGTGGCCCAGGATGATATTGGTGAAAATAGGTACAAAGATTTTAAAAAACTAGACATTGGTGATATCATCGGTGCGAGAGGTAAGTTGTTCAAAACCAAGACTGGAGAGATAACCGTTAGAGTGGACGAGTTTAGTCTTTTGGCGAAATCTTTGCGGCCATTGCCGGAAAAATGGCATGGGCTTACAGATGATGAGCAGATTTATCGGCAGAGATATTTGGATTTAATTGTAAATCAGGGATCTAGAGATAGGGCCTTTAAAAGAACAGAAATTTTGAAAGAGATCCGTAAGTTTTTGTGGAGTAGGGAGTTTACCGAGGTTGAGACGCCGATGCTTCAGCATATTCCCGGTGGGGCGGCGGCGAAGCCGTTCATAACCCATATGAATGCGTTAGATCATGATTTTTATCTCAGAATATCGTTAGAATTATTTTTGAAGCGGATGCTGGTTGCTGGTTTTGACCGGGTTTTTGAACTGGGGCGAGTGTTTCGCAACGAGGGGCTTTCGCGGAAGCATAATCCTGAGTTTACGATGATAGAGCTTTACCAGGCCTATTCGGACCATCGGGGCATGATGTCGCTGATCTATGATTTGATTCAACACTTGTGCAAGGTGGTGCTGGGCAAGACTAGGTTGACTCGTTACGATGGCAAAGAGATTGAATTGTCAGGAAAATGGCGGGAAGAAACCTATAGCAATTTGGTTATGGAGGCTAGCGGTGATGATCATTGGTTTTCCAGGACAAAGGAAGAGAAGCTCAAGGCCTGCAAGGAGTTAGGTGTGGAAGTAAATCCAGATCAAGAGGACTATGAAATTACCGATGATGTTTTCGGAAAGCTGGTGGAGCCGAATTTGATACAGCCAACTTTTGTTTTGGAATTGCCAAAGGAACTATGTCCATTGGCTAAGTTAAACCAAAAAAATCAAAAGGTCTTGGATGTATTTGAGTTATGTATCAATGGCCAAGAAATTGCGCCGTCCTATTCCGAGCAGAATGATCCATTTATTCAGAGGGAAATGTTTGAAGCTCAGGTGGGAGAGGAGATACAAAACCTTGATAATGAATTTCTTCTGGCGCTTGAGTATGCTATGCCTCCGGCCGGAGGTATGGGCATTGGCATAGATCGCTTGGTGATTTTGCTCACCGAAGCAGATAATATTCGGGATACGATTTTGTATCCTACACTTAAGCCGTTGGCTAACTGA